A single window of Anopheles moucheti chromosome 2, idAnoMoucSN_F20_07, whole genome shotgun sequence DNA harbors:
- the LOC128306470 gene encoding uncharacterized protein LOC128306470 encodes MNVGQHTGPGPPLSRNGCSDRSVTGPSCRALRTAVSALYCLDDFHREHIGSGFFSEVFKVTHRTTGDVMVLKMNQRRANRPNMLREVQLLNKLSHPNILRFMGVCVQEGQLHALTEYIEDGSLEQLIANKTQYLPALWKIRIALGIARGMQYVHDVGIFHRDLTSKNVLVKRLPDGMFDAVVGDFGLAANIPRKCGKPRLDTVGSPYWMSPECLKGQWYDQTSDVFSFGIILCELIARIEADPDIMPRTDTFGLDYIAFADVCPNDTPPAFLRLAFYCCTYDPKSRPTFTECVKKCTLLSDVCEDSYNHLQQQQQAHYRMNIANGSAISNGVGVNGLNGSTSSSSEPVPAVSENSSAGSSSSTTPSGSGEYSQNPLHHRRSLSENVIVFPPHTTPSDKARYHMYQRGNSVVRPAEPAIPETPTYSNQTLRKVAETMLLKDSQYKPRAKTDQGTGTKANPFSALSQLKGVKKILGPKPAVTTYSSGDLFSSCFEISAPYFRAWNSVQNQIVRNARDGRSCVGLASSSGSSSGGGNGEGQPKSLPNSPTSPRKEYGEEDDEHTAVGALANEYRKVSLGNVRKYRASFTELSSHPLYKSGQIETEVTSSSAVPSAKVANAGTGIGTVASAGTVNLNTGKKMSNGSVKPIMPSIVSEDPADEELELNEEESKVASGKSLKAASSSSNGSNLVHLCGSNNGDSGTEEGQDGASCDGESTQLEDEEEEEEEEEEVVVVRQKHDGEQRNGEDRLLLNATAGTTINSEPNTIGPNGKDACPEGDGVLETPRILTRRGSTESGFFSCLNEDFGTYKSSPCCCLEQIAHFESTDRLSMCRCIYAGATTLASGGPGTASSGTPADGLTGLMSNQTLNDSSSILFFDDSSTTVSSLRSMDDLELSDSIRKRFNHHHHLHHLHPVHHQLHSRHHHVLSNVDIDARSIDMGLINRLALDSEISSMIQKNQFTNQLLYCKNRSSSIFTDSSDDISSLAGSDSLLWDDRSCTNMPNARSAQIAKIVEYFERKVQTFKPFTVPDTLQLGASASGSHCGGAGSSVHLQHHHHHHHHYHRPSAAYSTGTTTTTPSCIAMSATVTNGATATASANTPTATPNGTVSDSGRTHAATSTMVTAAAANAKLSQAELKQRFEYEAFCLELERKQQASGAVANAPQIRLNNICEGNVRSKLQLFDKLKQQSSSVAATVAPANGVPLTSSISNSSVSSTGSSNNCTASGSNMNGLTIIDK; translated from the exons GTAACACATCGGACTACCGGTGACGTAATGGTGCTGAAGATGAATCAACGGCGTGCCAACCGACCCAACATGTTGCGCGAAGTTCAGCTGCTGAACAAACTGTCCCATCCGAACATCCTGAG ATTTATGGGCGTCTGCGTGCAGGAAGGACAGTTACACGCCCTCACAGAGTACATCGAGGACGGTTCGCTGGAGCAGCTGATCGCGAACAAAACACAGTACCTTCCGGCGCTCTGGAAGATAAGAATCGCATTGGGGATAGCTCGTGGAATGCAGTACGTACACGATGTCGGTATCTTTCATCGCGATCTTACAAGCAAG AATGTGCTTGTGAAACGGTTGCCGGATGGAATGTTCGATGCAGTGGTCGGAGATTTTGGGCTTGCAGCTAACATCCCCCGAAAGTG TGGTAAACCTCGCCTTGACACTGTTGGCTCACCGTACTGGATGAGTCCGGAGTGTCTGAAAGGACAGTGGTACGATCAAACCAGTGATGTATTCTCCTTTGGAATAATCTTGTGTGAATTAATAGCTCGG ATTGAGGCAGATCCGGACATCATGCCCAGAACTGATACGTTCGGTTTGGACTACATTGCTTTTGCTGATGTGTGTCCGAACGATACGCCACCGGCGTTTTTAAGACTGGCCTTCTACTGTTGTACT TATGATCCAAAGAGTCGACCAACGTTCACGGAGTGTGTGAAAAAGTGCACCTTGCTGTCGGATGTGTGTGAGGATAGCTACAAccatttgcagcagcagcagcaggctcACTATCGCATGAACATAGCTAACGGAAGCGCGATCTCGAACGGTGTTGGTGTGAACGGGTTGAACGGTTCGACCAGCAGCAGCTCCGAACCGGTGCCGGCGGTGAGTGAAAACAGTTCGGCGGGCAGCAGCTCGTCCACGACACCGTCGGGCAGTGGTGAATATTCACAAAACCCGCTCCACCATCGGCGCTCGCTGTCGGAGAACGTGATCGTATTTCCACCGCACACGACACCGAGCGATAAGGCGCGTTATCACATGTACCAGCGGGGCAACTCGGTCGTTCGGCCGGCCGAACCAGCAATTCCCGAAACGCCCACCTACTCGAACCAAACGCTCCGGAAGGTGGCGGAAACGATGCTGCTGAAGGATTCGCAGTACAAACCGCGGGCCAAAACGGACCAGGGTACCGGCACGAAAGCGAACCCGTTCAGTGCGCTGTCGCAGCTGAAGGGCGTCAAAAAGATACTCGGTCCCAAGCCAGCCGTTACGACGTACAGTTCCGGTGATTTGTTTAGTTCCTGCTTCGAAATATCGGCCCCGTACTTTCGGGCCTGGAACTCGGTGCAAAACCAGATCGTGCGCAACGCGCGCGACGGTAGAAGCTGCGTCGGTTTGGCAAGCTCGAGCGGTTCCAGCTCGGGCGGTGGTAATGGCGAGGGTCAGCCGAAAAGTTTACCCAACTCGCCCACCTCACCGCGCAAGGAGTATGGCGAGGAGGACGACGAACACACGGCCGTTGGTGCGTTAGCGAACGAGTACCGCAAAGTGTCGCTCGGGAACGTGCGAAAGTATCGTGCCAGCTTCACCGAACTCTCTAGTCATCCACTGTACAAGAGTGGCCAAATTGAGACTGAAGTAACGAGTAGCAGCGCGGTGCCGTCGGCAAAGGTGGCGAACGCTGGCACCGGCATCGGGACTGTGGCGTCCGCTGGTACGGTCAATTTAAATACCGGCAAGAAGATGTCCAACGGTAGTGTTAAACCCATAATGCCTTCCATCGTATCGGAGGATCCAGCTGATGAGGAATTGGAGCTGAACGAGGAGGAGTCTAAAGTGGCAAGCGGCAAAAGTTTGAAAGCcgctagcagcagcagcaatggtaGCAATCTGGTTCATTTGTGTGGCAGTAACAACGGGGACAGTGGCACGGAAGAAGGTCAGGATGGTGCAAGCTGTGATGGAGAGTCAACTCAGTTGGAggatgaggaagaggaggaagaggaggaggaggaggtcgTGGTTGTAAGGCAGAAACACGACGGCGAGCAACGAAATGGTGAAGATAGACTACTGCTAAACGCCACAGCTGGTACAACCATCAACAGTGAGCCGAATACGATAGGTCCCAACGGGAAGGATGCATGTCCGGAAGGAGACGGAGTGTTGGAGACGCCACGCATTCTCACCAGGCGGGGATCTACCGAAAGTGGATTTTTCTCTTGCCTCAATGAAGACTTTGGCACGTACAAATCTTcaccctgctgctgcttggaGCAGATAGCGCACTTCGAATCGACCGACCGGTTGTCCATGTGTCGATGCATATACGCCGGAGCTACAACGCTGGCCAGCGGAGGACCTGGAACAGCATCGAGCGGAACGCCTGCCGACGGATTGACCGGACTGATGTCCAACCAGACGTTGAACGATAGCTCGAGCATACTGTTCTTCGACGACAGCTCGACCACGGTCAGTTCCCTGCGAAGTATGGACGATTTGGAGCTGTCGGATTCAATACGCAAGCGTTtcaaccatcaccatcacctgCATCATTTGCATCCGGTGCATCATCAGCTGCACAGCCGGCACCATCACGTACTGAGCAACGTAGACATCGATGCACGATCGATAGACATGGGGCTGATTAACCGGTTGGCGCTCGATTCGGAAATTAGCAGCATGATCCAGAAGAACCAGTTCACGAATCAGCTGCTGTACTGCAAAAACCGTTCGTCATCGATATTCACCGACAGCTCGGACGATATTAGCAGCCTGGCCGGTTCGGACTCGCTGCTGTGGGACGATCGGTCATGTACGAACATGCCCAACGCACGCTCGGCCCAGATCGCCAAGATCGTCGAGTACTTCGAGCGTAAGGTGCAAACCTTTAAACCATTCACTGTACCTGATACGCTTCAGCTGGGCGCGTCCGCCTCCGGGAGTCACTGCGGTGGTGCGGGCAGCTCGGTACAtttgcagcatcatcatcaccatcaccatcattacCATCGTCCTAGTGCGGCCTATTCGACGGGAACGACGACTACAACACCATCCTGTATCGCGATGAGCGCTACGGTAACGAACGGTGCCACAGCAACGGCATCGGCAAacacaccaacagcaacaccaaaCGGAACAGTTAGCGATAGTGGGCGAACCCATGCAGCCACCTCGACGATGGTCACTGCTGCTGCGGCGAACGCAAAGCTCTCACAAGCCGAACTGAAGCAGCGCTTCGAGTATGAAGCGTTCTGTTTGGAGCTGGAACGCAAGCAGCAAGCGTCTGGAGCTGTTGCAAACGCTCCCCAAATTCGGTTGAACAACATCTGCGAGGGAAACGTTCGCTCGAAGCTGCAGCTGTTCGATAAGCTAAAGCAGCAGAGCAGCAGTGTGGCCGCAACAGTTGCCCCGGCGAATGGAGTCCCACTGAcgagcagcatcagcaacagcagtgtCAGCAGTACCGGCAGCAGTAATAATTGTACCGCTTCCGGCAGCAACATGAACGGGTTAACCATAATAGATAAGTAG